In a single window of the Nicotiana tomentosiformis chromosome 10, ASM39032v3, whole genome shotgun sequence genome:
- the LOC104100995 gene encoding organelle RRM domain-containing protein 1, chloroplastic isoform X1, with the protein MVALFASANVYAPLPLWSSIRKESKYLFHCHPTIHSQHFSSSSSSSSSSLSIQPPTRYFQIVSCYPLSSSPTTRFNFNPSTKLFVSGLSFRTTEESLRNAFKDFGEIVEVNLVMDKIANRPRGFAFLHYYGGGITESN; encoded by the exons ATGGTGGCATTGTTCGCTAGCGCTAATGTGTATGCACCGCTACCACTGTGGTCTTCCATTAGAAAAGAATCAAAGTATCTTTTCCATTGTCACCCAACAATTCACAGTCAACAtttctcctcctcttcttcttcttcgtcgtcGTCGTTATCAATTCAGCCCCCAACTCGTTATTTCCAAATTGTATCTTGTTATCCTCTGTCTTCTTCCCCAACGACTCGCTTCAACTTCAATCCCTCTACCAAGCTCTTTGTCAGTG GACTCTCATTTCGTACAACTGAAGAGAGCTTAAGAAATGCCTTCAAGGACTTCGGGGAGATCGTGGAAG TGAATTTGGTGATGGACAAAATTGCCAACAGACCAAGAGGATTTGCTTTCCTTCATTATTACGGAGGAGGAATCACAGAAAGCAATTGA
- the LOC104100995 gene encoding organelle RRM domain-containing protein 1, chloroplastic isoform X2, whose protein sequence is MVALFASANVYAPLPLWSSIRKESKYLFHCHPTIHSQHFSSSSSSSSSSLSIQPPTRYFQIVSCYPLSSSPTTRFNFNPSTKLFVSGLSFRTTEESLRNAFKDFGEIVEVSGWQGNIC, encoded by the exons ATGGTGGCATTGTTCGCTAGCGCTAATGTGTATGCACCGCTACCACTGTGGTCTTCCATTAGAAAAGAATCAAAGTATCTTTTCCATTGTCACCCAACAATTCACAGTCAACAtttctcctcctcttcttcttcttcgtcgtcGTCGTTATCAATTCAGCCCCCAACTCGTTATTTCCAAATTGTATCTTGTTATCCTCTGTCTTCTTCCCCAACGACTCGCTTCAACTTCAATCCCTCTACCAAGCTCTTTGTCAGTG GACTCTCATTTCGTACAACTGAAGAGAGCTTAAGAAATGCCTTCAAGGACTTCGGGGAGATCGTGGAAG